In Streptomyces capitiformicae, one genomic interval encodes:
- a CDS encoding TetR/AcrR family transcriptional regulator, which produces MGAVKSKRMPRAVREQQMLDAAVRTFGQRGYRAASMDEIAELAGVSKPLVYLYLNSKEDLFTACIRREAKALTTAVRAGVDPELPADRQLWEGLRAFFTHTAQNPDAWAVLHLQARTHGEPFAAEVAAMREEMVAFVTGLILVAARDARRDPSLPEREVAGLAEALVGAAEALAAWANATPGITARQAAATLMNFAWSGLGDLMEGRPWAPPSEEV; this is translated from the coding sequence ATGGGTGCTGTGAAGAGCAAACGAATGCCCCGTGCGGTGCGGGAACAGCAGATGCTGGACGCGGCCGTGCGGACCTTCGGGCAGCGCGGGTACCGGGCCGCGTCGATGGACGAGATCGCCGAACTGGCGGGTGTGTCCAAGCCGTTGGTGTATCTGTACCTGAACTCCAAGGAAGACCTCTTCACGGCCTGCATCCGCCGTGAGGCCAAGGCGCTCACCACCGCCGTACGCGCGGGCGTGGACCCCGAGCTCCCCGCCGACCGTCAACTCTGGGAGGGGCTGCGGGCGTTCTTCACGCACACCGCGCAGAACCCGGACGCCTGGGCGGTACTGCACCTCCAGGCCCGTACGCACGGCGAACCGTTCGCCGCCGAGGTGGCGGCGATGCGTGAGGAGATGGTCGCGTTCGTGACCGGGCTGATCCTGGTCGCCGCCCGCGACGCCCGCCGCGACCCGTCCCTCCCGGAGCGCGAGGTCGCCGGCCTCGCGGAGGCCCTGGTCGGCGCCGCCGAAGCCCTCGCCGCCTGGGCCAACGCCACTCCCGGCATCACCGCCAGACAGGCCGCCGCCACGCTGATGAACTTCGCCTGGTCCGGCCTGGGCGACCTGATGGAGGGCCGACCCTGGGCTCCGCCGAGCGAAGAGGTGTAG
- a CDS encoding MaoC family dehydratase: MHTLTVTLTEFPALSRLLARGALLSPCKSRKLPRTGPLRTPGPTTRLVLPGVRIDFARLAAYERVCGFPTGEDAVPLTYPHVLGFPLAMRLMADRDFPLPLLGLVHTSIEITRRRVLPATGEYELTVYVNELAPHRRGTEATMVTELRDGNGGDGGEVAWESRSTYLARHGERRSGAVREERTNRGGRPRGAAGGSLPVVAQWRLGGDVGRRYGAVSGDRNPIHLHALGARLFGFPRAIAHGMWTVARCLAEHGTPAAALVRAEFRAPVTLPSTVVYAAHGRAGGDFELRGGGGRVHVRGSVYPLIA; encoded by the coding sequence ATGCACACCCTCACCGTCACTCTCACCGAGTTCCCCGCCCTCAGCCGCCTCCTCGCGCGGGGCGCCCTCCTCTCTCCGTGCAAGAGCCGCAAGCTTCCCCGCACCGGCCCCCTGCGCACCCCCGGCCCGACCACCCGGCTGGTCCTCCCCGGCGTGCGGATCGACTTCGCCCGGCTCGCCGCGTACGAGCGCGTCTGCGGCTTCCCCACCGGCGAGGACGCCGTCCCCCTCACCTATCCGCATGTCCTCGGCTTCCCGCTCGCCATGCGCCTCATGGCCGACCGCGACTTCCCGCTCCCCCTGCTCGGACTCGTCCACACCTCGATCGAGATCACCCGGCGCCGAGTGCTGCCCGCCACCGGGGAGTACGAGCTCACCGTCTACGTGAACGAGTTGGCACCCCACCGCCGGGGCACCGAAGCCACGATGGTGACCGAGCTCCGGGACGGGAACGGGGGCGACGGGGGCGAGGTCGCGTGGGAGTCGCGGAGTACGTATCTCGCACGGCACGGGGAGCGGAGGAGCGGAGCCGTGCGGGAGGAACGCACCAACAGGGGCGGGCGGCCTCGGGGAGCCGCGGGCGGGTCGCTTCCGGTTGTTGCCCAGTGGCGGTTGGGTGGGGATGTCGGGCGGCGGTACGGGGCGGTTTCGGGGGACCGGAATCCGATCCATCTGCATGCGCTCGGCGCCCGCCTCTTCGGCTTCCCCCGGGCCATCGCGCACGGCATGTGGACGGTGGCGCGCTGCCTCGCCGAGCACGGCACGCCTGCGGCGGCCCTCGTCCGCGCCGAGTTCAGGGCGCCGGTGACGCTGCCGAGCACGGTGGTGTACGCGGCGCACGGCCGGGCGGGCGGCGACTTCGAACTCCGCGGTGGTGGGGGACGGGTGCATGTAAGGGGCAGCGTGTACCCGCTCATTGCGTGA
- a CDS encoding DUF4229 domain-containing protein codes for MLRYTLMRLGIFVGCFVVVWALVYSGVAPRGLGSSNGMWMILLALVVSAPISFIALRKERDRASAQIAPHLDERINRVKSNLAANRSVEDEADDEARKQSETASGQAQAS; via the coding sequence ATGCTCCGCTACACATTGATGCGCCTCGGAATCTTCGTGGGCTGCTTCGTGGTCGTCTGGGCCCTCGTCTACTCCGGCGTCGCCCCTCGCGGCCTCGGCTCCTCCAACGGCATGTGGATGATCCTCCTCGCCCTGGTCGTCTCCGCGCCGATCAGCTTCATCGCCCTCCGCAAGGAGCGCGACCGGGCCTCCGCCCAGATCGCCCCCCACCTCGACGAGCGCATCAACCGCGTCAAGTCCAACCTCGCCGCCAACCGCAGCGTGGAGGACGAGGCCGACGACGAGGCGAGGAAGCAGAGCGAGACGGCATCGGGCCAGGCACAGGCCTCGTAA
- the mqnE gene encoding aminofutalosine synthase MqnE, whose translation MDVGLKRELEEKVRSGERLTREDGIALYESDDLAWLGGLAHEVRTRKNGDVVHFNVNRHLNMTNVCTASCAYCSFQRKPGEKDAYTMRIEEAVKLAKAMESENLTELHIVNGLHPNLPWRYYPRSLRELKAALPNVSLKAFTATEIHHFETISGLSASEILDELIDAGLESLTGGGAEIFDWEVRQHIVDHRTHWEDWSRIHRLAHEKGLKTPCTMLYGHIEEPRHRVDHVLRLRELQDETNGFQVFIPLRYQHDFVDMKDGKVRNRLQARTQMATGAEALKTFAVSRLLFDNVPHVKVFWVMHGVQTAQLALQHGADDMDGSVVEYKITHDADNYGTPNKLTREDLLDLIRDAGFRPVERNTRYEIIREYEAPDPERRESPQPMRV comes from the coding sequence ATGGACGTCGGGCTCAAGCGCGAGCTGGAGGAGAAGGTCCGCTCCGGTGAGCGGCTGACCCGCGAGGACGGCATCGCGCTGTACGAGTCGGACGACCTGGCCTGGCTGGGCGGACTCGCGCACGAGGTGCGGACGCGGAAGAACGGCGATGTCGTCCACTTCAACGTCAACCGCCACCTCAACATGACCAACGTGTGCACGGCCTCCTGCGCGTACTGCTCCTTCCAGCGCAAGCCGGGGGAGAAGGACGCGTACACGATGCGGATCGAGGAGGCCGTCAAGCTCGCCAAGGCGATGGAGTCGGAGAACCTCACCGAGCTGCACATCGTCAACGGCCTGCACCCCAACCTGCCGTGGCGCTACTACCCGCGCTCGCTGCGCGAGTTGAAGGCGGCCCTGCCGAACGTGTCGTTGAAGGCCTTCACGGCCACCGAGATCCACCACTTCGAGACGATCAGCGGTCTGTCGGCGTCCGAGATCCTGGACGAACTGATCGACGCGGGCCTGGAGTCGCTCACCGGCGGCGGAGCGGAGATCTTCGACTGGGAGGTCCGGCAGCACATCGTCGACCACCGCACCCACTGGGAGGACTGGTCGCGGATCCACCGCCTGGCGCACGAGAAGGGTCTGAAGACCCCGTGCACCATGCTGTACGGCCACATCGAGGAGCCCCGCCACCGCGTCGACCACGTCCTGCGCCTGCGTGAACTCCAGGACGAGACGAACGGCTTCCAGGTCTTCATCCCCCTGCGCTACCAGCACGACTTCGTCGACATGAAGGACGGCAAGGTACGCAACCGCCTCCAGGCCCGCACCCAGATGGCGACGGGGGCGGAGGCCCTGAAGACCTTCGCGGTCTCTCGGCTGCTGTTCGACAACGTCCCCCACGTCAAGGTCTTCTGGGTCATGCACGGCGTCCAGACCGCGCAACTGGCCCTCCAGCACGGCGCCGACGACATGGACGGCTCGGTGGTCGAATACAAGATCACCCACGACGCCGACAACTACGGCACGCCGAACAAACTCACCCGCGAGGACCTCCTGGACCTCATCCGAGACGCCGGCTTCCGCCCCGTCGAACGGAACACCCGCTACGAGATCATCCGCGAGTACGAGGCCCCCGACCCCGAGCGCCGCGAGTCCCCCCAGCCGATGCGCGTATAG
- a CDS encoding GNAT family N-acetyltransferase, whose amino-acid sequence MPLTFQLDPPLTPTLSDAILTLWTDVSNAGGAVGFVPPVTPEAIRPALIQHMVGMAEGRQRMLIGFDETGTPAATAFFSFNTHRLMAHWVWLYTVMVHPTHQGKGYGRDLMTAAEEAARHFDGIDAIRLTCRGGLGLEHFYATCGYKEVGRVPGAIRVAPDDHRDDIIMLLPLT is encoded by the coding sequence ATGCCCCTTACCTTCCAGCTCGACCCACCCCTCACCCCCACCCTCAGCGACGCCATCCTCACCCTCTGGACGGACGTCTCGAACGCCGGCGGAGCCGTCGGCTTCGTACCCCCGGTGACGCCGGAGGCGATACGCCCGGCCCTGATCCAGCACATGGTGGGCATGGCGGAGGGCAGGCAGCGGATGCTCATCGGCTTCGACGAGACCGGCACCCCCGCCGCCACCGCGTTCTTCAGCTTCAATACCCACCGCCTGATGGCGCACTGGGTATGGCTGTACACGGTGATGGTGCACCCCACCCATCAGGGCAAGGGCTACGGCCGCGACCTGATGACGGCGGCGGAGGAAGCCGCCCGCCACTTCGACGGCATCGACGCCATCCGCCTCACCTGCCGCGGCGGCCTCGGCCTGGAGCACTTCTACGCCACCTGCGGCTACAAGGAGGTCGGCCGCGTCCCCGGCGCGATCCGCGTCGCCCCGGACGACCACCGCGACGACATCATCATGCTGCTGCCCCTGACCTGA
- a CDS encoding Lrp/AsnC family transcriptional regulator, whose translation MDAVDRQLIQALRENGRASYAELGRLVGLSGPSVTDRINRLEAAGVITGYRATVDAASLGLGVTALIGISLSDAADHEDVATRLRDLAEIEDCWFIAGDDSFMLKVRAPDVDGLEKTIRRLSGTKGVSRTRTTIVLSTKWENRVGELPDEE comes from the coding sequence ATGGACGCGGTGGACAGGCAGCTCATCCAGGCCCTGAGGGAGAACGGCCGGGCCTCCTACGCGGAGCTGGGACGCCTCGTCGGTCTGTCGGGACCCAGCGTCACCGACCGCATCAACCGGCTGGAGGCGGCCGGGGTCATCACCGGCTATCGCGCCACCGTCGACGCGGCCTCCCTCGGCCTCGGCGTGACCGCGCTCATCGGCATCTCGCTCTCCGACGCCGCCGACCACGAGGACGTGGCGACCCGGCTGCGGGACCTGGCCGAGATCGAGGACTGCTGGTTCATCGCGGGCGACGACTCGTTCATGCTCAAGGTGCGCGCCCCCGACGTGGACGGCCTGGAGAAGACCATCCGCCGGCTCTCCGGTACGAAGGGCGTCTCCCGGACCCGTACGACCATCGTGCTCTCCACGAAGTGGGAGAACCGGGTGGGTGAGCTGCCGGACGAGGAGTAG